From a single Fusobacterium pseudoperiodonticum genomic region:
- a CDS encoding MotA/TolQ/ExbB proton channel family protein, with translation MKDEKKFIYFLFIATCILGLVGQLFLMNFKILQLFNFFNINVVFFWLIFGIFIYFTLFNKKIKNQERTIKELDDINAFFETEKLLDKNITEKEILKIKNEFFSKEEDIEKYPLLSKVWKEYSSSFLKTDENSYYQIIDAEDLFNENSLVKEKMNMKILNYIPQLFVGLGIFGTFLGLSLGLSQINLRDTGDLGQISNLIEGVQTSFYTSLYGMFFSISITLLFNNYMSQIEKRIFILKNKLNNLFFLNNGGKIIQDMKNELKEIRAYNSDMASQITNGINKELIQMTSVLDNKIGGITSGITGTFQQTMSENLEKIFSEDFIKNFENIKDELLETSRENNKFIAEYKDEMKEIVTTTKSLKDEFLIFSDEINQRYSDTNENLKENFENISIVLNDIKEIHSSINEFTGDVQFIATENKKIISDFKDVSLNLKEFAKGQDTILELWEGYKDSFAGFEDSINTNFENYQSILEDVSDKYGNTIDKLTTEYVKTMNMGMEDVFRGYDNHLTEIIEKFQGVLRSFKENLELSDENLKVNIDLLQENLENQSILGELNKDISEKNRILLEKIQKTQQHLEFLEKKGDQ, from the coding sequence ATGAAAGATGAGAAAAAGTTTATCTATTTTTTATTTATTGCAACATGTATATTAGGATTAGTAGGACAATTATTTTTAATGAATTTTAAAATATTGCAATTGTTCAACTTTTTTAATATAAATGTTGTATTTTTTTGGCTAATTTTTGGAATATTCATTTATTTCACCTTATTTAATAAAAAAATTAAAAATCAAGAAAGAACTATTAAGGAACTAGATGATATTAATGCATTTTTTGAAACTGAAAAATTATTAGACAAAAATATAACTGAAAAAGAAATTTTGAAAATAAAAAATGAATTTTTTAGTAAGGAAGAAGATATAGAAAAATATCCATTGCTTTCAAAAGTTTGGAAAGAATATAGCTCAAGCTTTTTAAAAACTGATGAAAATAGCTACTACCAAATAATTGATGCTGAAGATCTATTTAATGAAAATTCTCTAGTAAAAGAAAAAATGAATATGAAAATCTTAAATTATATTCCACAACTTTTTGTAGGACTTGGGATTTTTGGAACTTTTTTAGGTTTATCATTAGGTCTATCTCAGATAAATTTAAGAGATACTGGAGATTTAGGGCAAATTAGTAATCTAATAGAGGGAGTTCAAACATCTTTTTACACAAGTTTATATGGGATGTTTTTTTCTATTTCTATAACATTACTTTTCAATAACTATATGAGTCAAATTGAAAAAAGAATATTTATTTTAAAGAATAAATTGAATAACTTATTTTTCCTAAATAATGGTGGAAAAATTATACAAGATATGAAAAATGAACTAAAAGAGATTAGAGCCTATAACAGTGATATGGCTAGTCAAATAACAAATGGTATAAATAAAGAATTAATACAAATGACCTCTGTTCTTGATAATAAAATAGGTGGTATTACAAGTGGTATAACAGGTACATTCCAACAAACAATGAGTGAAAACCTTGAGAAGATTTTTTCAGAAGATTTTATTAAAAATTTTGAGAATATAAAAGATGAATTACTTGAAACATCAAGAGAAAATAATAAATTTATAGCTGAATATAAAGATGAAATGAAAGAAATAGTTACAACAACAAAATCTCTAAAAGATGAATTTTTAATTTTTTCTGATGAAATAAATCAAAGATATAGCGATACAAATGAAAATTTAAAAGAAAATTTTGAAAATATTTCAATAGTATTAAACGATATAAAAGAAATACATAGTAGTATAAATGAATTCACAGGAGATGTTCAATTTATAGCAACTGAAAATAAAAAAATAATATCAGACTTTAAAGATGTAAGTCTTAACTTAAAAGAATTTGCAAAAGGTCAGGATACAATACTAGAGCTATGGGAAGGATACAAAGATAGCTTTGCTGGTTTTGAAGATAGTATCAATACTAACTTTGAAAATTATCAAAGTATATTAGAAGATGTATCAGATAAATATGGAAATACAATAGATAAATTGACAACTGAATATGTAAAAACTATGAATATGGGAATGGAAGATGTGTTCAGAGGCTATGATAATCACTTAACAGAAATTATAGAAAAATTCCAAGGAGTTTTAAGAAGTTTTAAAGAAAACCTTGAACTTTCAGATGAAAACTTGAAAGTTAATATAGATTTATTACAAGAAAATTTAGAAAACCAATCTATATTAGGTGAACTAAATAAGGATATCTCTGAAAAAAATAGAATATTACTAGAAAAAATCCAAAAGACTCAACAACACCTAGAATTTTTAGAAAAAAAAGGTGATCAATAG
- a CDS encoding OmpA family protein, which translates to MFFINKKKKETQIEETNYWLSIGDLMASILMIFMLLFIVKTIETGRELRKKEEIIESFTGLKKNIISKIQKDFEERGIKVDIDPQTGTIKIDDKILFNTGEYLLKPEGKKYLNDFVPIYINLLLNDEEVKKELSQIIIEGHTDDVGSYIYNMELSQKRAFEVIKYIYDEMPNFKGKEELKSYITANGRSNIKVLRDNSGNIDRDKSRRVEFQFKLKEDETLMKIEKTLKEGN; encoded by the coding sequence GTGTTTTTTATAAATAAAAAGAAAAAGGAAACCCAAATAGAAGAAACTAATTATTGGTTATCTATAGGAGACTTAATGGCAAGTATCCTAATGATATTCATGTTGTTATTTATTGTTAAAACTATAGAAACAGGACGTGAATTAAGAAAAAAAGAAGAAATAATAGAAAGTTTTACTGGTTTGAAGAAAAATATTATATCAAAAATTCAAAAAGATTTTGAAGAAAGAGGAATAAAAGTCGATATAGATCCTCAAACAGGAACAATTAAAATAGACGATAAAATACTATTTAATACTGGTGAATATCTTTTAAAACCTGAAGGAAAAAAATATTTAAATGATTTTGTTCCAATCTATATAAATTTATTATTAAATGATGAAGAAGTAAAAAAAGAACTATCTCAAATAATAATAGAAGGGCATACTGATGATGTAGGAAGCTATATTTATAACATGGAATTATCTCAAAAAAGAGCTTTTGAAGTTATAAAATATATCTATGATGAAATGCCTAATTTTAAAGGAAAAGAAGAATTAAAAAGTTATATAACTGCTAATGGTAGAAGTAATATCAAAGTTTTAAGAGATAACTCTGGAAATATTGACAGAGATAAAAGTAGAAGAGTCGAATTCCAATTTAAGCTAAAAGAAGATGAAACTTTGATGAAAATTGAAAAAACTTTAAAAGAAGGAAATTAA
- a CDS encoding EH signature domain-containing protein, whose protein sequence is MNEINFKKFYPVNLEKKKDEINDFWNQIFKEVRDEKIFELIEKVLRNKSLKVDEVIILLYNIKKVDEYLIRKNTELSDFIISIKFDLSEKKEKRKECLMDIYQAIVSYYNKNEVETALNFLVEDNIDLKKEESEIAQVYQEYSSSKKDYILFLYDETIKAIKNNKLKETLEKFYVSEEREVFSYIMEKVLLDIVYYVKLEKPYIEQILADFFDRVKHEVRIESFKRILNYYVEEYEEDEDISICSRVIMEKIHEYLKDPHKNSPKWQWGDFSEAQIEIMRIWLVSADLEKYFSIEVNDKVRLQFWRRYIKYIKEVRYFERLKQAIVMLTDEHLFIEFGEKGNAAYCYKKDYISFSEINNLSTNFRLKSRPNAEFFMSHSGNWEVKLKSTLYRLGYSVKVWR, encoded by the coding sequence ATGAATGAAATAAATTTTAAAAAATTTTATCCAGTAAATTTAGAAAAAAAGAAAGATGAAATAAATGATTTTTGGAATCAAATTTTTAAAGAAGTAAGAGATGAAAAAATATTTGAACTAATAGAAAAAGTCTTAAGAAATAAAAGTTTAAAGGTTGATGAAGTAATAATATTACTTTACAATATAAAAAAAGTTGATGAGTATTTAATTCGCAAGAATACTGAACTTTCTGATTTTATTATCAGTATAAAATTTGATTTATCTGAAAAAAAAGAAAAAAGAAAAGAATGCCTAATGGATATCTATCAAGCAATAGTTTCATATTATAATAAAAATGAAGTAGAAACAGCTTTAAATTTCTTGGTTGAAGATAATATTGACCTAAAAAAAGAAGAAAGTGAGATAGCTCAAGTATACCAAGAATACAGTAGTAGTAAAAAGGACTATATTTTATTCCTATATGATGAAACAATAAAAGCTATAAAAAATAATAAATTAAAAGAAACTTTAGAAAAATTTTATGTAAGCGAAGAAAGAGAAGTATTCTCATATATAATGGAAAAAGTTTTACTTGACATAGTATATTATGTAAAACTTGAAAAACCTTATATTGAACAAATTTTAGCTGATTTTTTTGATAGAGTAAAACATGAAGTAAGAATAGAAAGTTTTAAAAGAATTCTTAACTATTATGTTGAAGAATATGAAGAAGATGAAGACATAAGTATTTGTTCTAGAGTAATTATGGAAAAAATCCATGAATATTTAAAAGATCCTCATAAAAATAGTCCAAAATGGCAATGGGGTGATTTTAGTGAAGCACAAATAGAAATCATGAGAATTTGGCTTGTAAGTGCAGATCTTGAAAAATATTTTTCAATTGAAGTAAATGATAAAGTAAGATTACAATTCTGGAGAAGATATATTAAATATATCAAAGAAGTTAGATATTTTGAAAGACTAAAACAAGCTATTGTAATGTTGACAGATGAACACTTATTTATAGAATTTGGAGAAAAAGGAAATGCTGCTTATTGCTATAAAAAAGACTATATAAGTTTTAGTGAAATAAATAATTTATCTACAAATTTCAGATTGAAAAGTAGACCAAATGCTGAATTTTTTATGTCTCATTCGGGAAATTGGGAAGTTAAATTAAAAAGTACACTATACAGATTAGGTTATAGTGTAAAAGTATGGAGATAA